The following DNA comes from Thunnus thynnus chromosome 3, fThuThy2.1, whole genome shotgun sequence.
CATGAGCAGCCCAGAAAGATAACGGAGTCATTATAGAAGTTGAAAAACCCTGCCGAGTGTaggagaagaaataaaagaaaggaaCCTGTACCGCTTAAGTGAACTACTGTGGTGGTGCAGAAGCGGTTCCCCGGACCTCAGGCGGCAGCCCGCAGAGAGTGATAGGGAGAAGGTAAGAAAGGATAAATCAAACACCCACGCTGTGAGGTACACAAGACCACAAAACACTAATAGAGAACAGACAAGCCGCAGCTCGGAGGTAGACGGAGACGAGAAGAAGCCATGCAGAGGCTTGGTGCAGTGCACTCCTCCGCGGCGCAGGCTCTCAGCCTCGTGGTCTtagtgctgcagctgctgactCAGCTACCGGGTGCCGACTCAGCTCTCCGGTACCGGGTGGCGGAGGAGGGTCCACCTGACGTCAAGATTGGCAATGTGGCCGCCGACCTGGGCCTCACGGCAGGTACAGGCAGCGGGGATGTCACCTTCGCTCTGGAGAGCGGCTCTGAGTTCTTCAAGATAGACAATGTGACAGGTGAGCTGACGACAGGCCCACGACGCATTGACCGAGAGAAGCTCCCCCAGTGCCAGATGATATTTGATGAAAATGAGTGTTTCTTGGACTTTGAGGTGTCAGTCATCGGGCCACTGCAGAGCTGGGTAGACTTATTTGAAGGCCGTGTGGTCATAACAGACATCAATGACAACACCCCTTCCTTCCCCTCACCTGTCCTCCAGCTCTCAGTTGAGGAAAATCGCCCAATAGGCACCCTTTACCTGCTGCCCACAGCAACAGACAGGGATTTTGGACGAAATGGCATTGACCGCTATGAGCTGATCCAAGATGGTGGAGCTGGGTCAAGTTCAACAAGACGCACAGCAGGAGGAAACCCTATTACTAGAGTGGATGGACTTGGGGACCGAAGAGGTAGAAGTGGAGATAATGGAGGAGCAGCCAGGAGCACTGTGTTTGAACTACAAGTGGCAGATATACCAGATGGTgaaaaacaaccacagcttATTGTGAAAGGCACATTGGATCGTGAGCAAAAAGACTCATACGAGCTTGTCCTCCGGGTTCGAGATGGGGGGAACCCACCACGTTCTTCCCAAGCCCTGCttcgtgtttccatcactgatGTGAATGACAACAGCCCACAATTCGAAAGGTCAACATATGAGGcagaaatggcagaaaatgcTCCTCCAGGTACACCTGTCCTCCAAGTCAGAGCTTCAGACCGTGACATTGGAGTCAATGGGCAGGTGGAATATGTCTTTGGAGCTGCTACTGAATCTGTCAGGCGACTCCTGCGGCTGGACGAGGCAACTGGATGGCTGAGCGTTCTTCACAGGATCGACAGGGAAGAGGTGGCTCAACTGAGGTTCACAGTAATGGCCAGGGACAGGGGTCAGCCCCCACGCACTGACCGAACCACAGTGGTTTTGGCTGTCCGGGATGAAAATGATAATGTCCCAGTTGTAGAAATCAGAAAGATTGGACGGATCCCAGTAAGAGATGGAGCAGCATTAGTACCAGAGAATGTTCTGGTGGACACACCAGTAGCTCTGGTGCAGGTGTCAGATCGAGACCAGGGAGAGAATGGGGCTGTGACCTGCACAGTTGTAGGAGATGTCCCGTTCACATTGAAACCAGCGGGTGAAACAGCACTTCCACCCTTACCTGTAGATGAAGCCTTTGACAGGTAAGCCAAAAAAAGTAGacttttacagtaaatcacacAAAATCTCAAGACGCAGGATTTAATTGCTTATTAATATGTAGTTCCTGAATAACCCTGAATAAAGGACTATATGATATACTAAGAtaattgaaaacaaactgcttgATACCTGAGTATCTGTAGCAGCATCTAATAATCAATCCCTGTCATTTGGGTTTAATGATACACTACATTTCTCGAGGGAACACGAAAGTATTAAGTAATGGTGAGGTAATCATGAAGTAATGATGCATTCCAAATAATAGCTCAGTATGATGATGCAGCACATTACCTGAGGGGggacaaaaacattaactaAGATGaacataataaacaaataatatttaGTTACTGGATATGTGGCATTTagcaattaattaaaaactgatAATGTAGAGAATGTCCATAATTCTTAGACACTGATTCATTAACATGATAATCTGTTCTTAAATGACTTAGTTATAGTTATATAGTTATCTACTATACAGTCCTTGATAGAGAGAACTATGTGTAAACCACACATTAATTTGAGGATAGTTCCTGATTCATTCCTAAGTAATTTCTCAGGtatgtaaatgcatttttgcaaagTGTTATGGAATTTAAAACTTAACATAATTTGTGGAcaaacagtatgtgtgtgtttttatcatgGGCtagcactgttttttttctgatatgtATTCTGATCTTGCCAACTACACATTCAGCATGCAGTTGCTGTAAGTCTCACCCACACTGCTGCTCCAGGAAGTGTTTGGACAATTTATATTATCCACAGAGAATACAAAGAAGTGTGGCTCAAATGTTGTTTCAtgtagattttatttaaacttggTTCAAGTGGTGCCACTAATTCACTAAGGCTACAGAGTGGTTACAATGTCATACAATCTGTAAACTTTGAGTATAAATATTCATTAAAGTCAAGGGTTTTAAATTTTTTGGTTATAATATTGCAGCAGTGCAGACTGCAAATGTCAATGCTCTCAAATGAATTCTAAAGATATTTCCTCAAGCTATTGAATTGAATgagtgagggaaagagagagggcaATCTTTGGGTATTGCTGCTACTACTTCTGACACCTTTACAATGGGGTTAGAATGGGTGGCTGTCCTCGACTAAAGAAATTCTGAGTTGAAATAATACTCTTAAGAGatctttttaaaattgatttcatttaaaaagctgtcaCAGTTTCTCtagtattattatcattttgcaAATGACAGTAGTCATACAGTAGGATCTCTTCAAATGTAGTTTGTTAATTTTTGGGCAGTACTGCTTGGATGCAAACAGTAATTTGTTTTACCCCTTGGAATAGCAACTACATATgtgaaatttatttttcaattgatttcacaggaacaagaaaaaatacTTCTTACACACTTCTGCCTTGCTGGACTATGAGGTCACCAAAGAGTACAGTGTTACCATTGTGGCAGTAGATTCTGGAAGCCCCAGTCTGTCCAGCAACAGCTCACTGATGGTGCGAGTGGTAGACATCAATGACCATGCCCCAACCTTTGCCCAGAGTGTTGTGGAGGTCCACTTTGCCGAGAACAACTCACCTGGTGAAAGGGTAGTCACTGTGGTCGCCACAGATGCAGACAGCGGCAAGAACGCGGAAATTGCATATTCACTGGACCCTGTTGTTAACGGGCCATTTTACATAGACGCAGATAACGGAGATATCCGTGCAACCGGTGTTTTGGACCGTGAGCAACGAGAGAGGTATGAACTCCGGGTAATTGCCAAGGACAAGGGCACGCCCTCTCTGCAAGGCTCTGCTACTGTTGTTGTTCAGGTGACTGACCGCAATGACAACGCACCAAAGTTTGTTCAGGAAATCTTTACATTCTACGTCAAAGAGAACTTGCTTGCCAACAGCCCAGTTGGCATGGTCACTGTGACTGACGCTGATGAAGGTGAGAATGCGGAACTTAGTCTGTTTGTAGAGATGGATGGAGTTGATGAGAAGAAGACAGGAGAGAAGACGGAgggagaagatggagagaaggagCGAGAAGAGGTGTTTTCCATTGAGAACAACACAGGAACTATCTTCTCCTCTGCATCGTTTGACCGTGAAAGGCTTTCCACCTACACCTTCCGTGTTCGGGCTGTGGATGGAGGGGAGCCACGCAAAACAGCCACTGCCACTGTCTCACTCTTTGTGACAGATGAAAATGACAATGCCCCTTCAATCTTCTCTCCAGCCAATGAGTCCTACACCCTCCTTCCACCTGCCAGCAGTGCCCGCACTATAGTCAGGACTGTAACTGCCACAGACTCAGACACTGGCCCTAATGCAGAACTTCGCTATGCTCTGGTGGGGGGAAATCCCTTCAGACTGTTTGAGATTGGCCACATCAATGGCGTGATCACCCTGGCAGAACCGCTGGAGCGGCGCCATAGAGGTCTGCATCGCCTTGTGATCAGGGTCAATGATAGTGGGATCCCCTCTCTCTGTGCTACTGCCCTGGTTCATGTCTTCATCAACGAGAGCTTGGCCAACGCCACCCTAGTGGATGCACAGGTAATCTTTATGtataaagatatatttttaaggTGATGTCAGCACCAGCAAggaaagtattttaaaatgtgacttGAATGAAAGAAATCATAAGTAGAAAAGGTAATGAAACCCAGTGTCGTATTTTGGTGTGTGCAGACTTCTATTGTTCCACAGAGTTGGTAATGATACCCAATAATGACAATGATGATACTGTTCTTTGATCCATTGAAATAGTGGCCACAGTGATAACATGTTACAATGGAGGAGGGTGGTAATGACAACTGATTGTAGCTGTTTAAACTAAACTGGTAAgaagattattttattgatagaATGAGATAAATGCACAATTTTTACAGTCTGGTTTTGCAATTTGCTGCCCATTTCTGAGGAAATAATTGTGTCTATATTTGTCCCAGATAAAGAACCCCATTTCTCTTTTGAAGGCTATTGGCAATGCCAGCTTCTTTGTAGTTTTGATCCTACTGGAGTGTGTTCTTTGTCCAGCATGCATTCTTATAATGACTGTGTGGTTAAAATAACTGTTATTACTGAAGTGGTTCTTCTTGGTACATTGAACTCAGAGCTGAGAgcattatgtatgtgtgtgtgtgtgtgtgtgtgtgtgtgtgtgtgtgtgtgtgtgtgtgtgtgttagagagagagagagagagagacagaaagaaagagagagggagcatTAGGGGTGAGTTAGTGttggagaggcagagagagatggGCCTGTCCCAGTTTTGGCCTTGTATTACCGAGTAGGTTGAAGTATGTTCATTTGAATAGAAGTTGTACTTTAGCAGTGTCTCTTCACTATAGGCCTGAATATTGATGAGGTTTAGGGATTTCCATTGTGCCATGCGGCACATTCTGAGCTGTAGTGGTCAAACTGAGAACAAAGTAACTAAAACTGCACTAAactaaataaatcacatttacagGGGGAATAAACAGAACATGAAATGCATGTCTTCAAACATATACACTATTATCTAGTAAAACTGTGTGGGTTCCTGGAACTGAGGACTTCACAGAGAGATTACAGTTGGCTTGAAAGATTAACACTGAGGTGCAGAGGTAATTGACTAGACTCAAAGACATTACTGGGATACCAGAAATAACTACAACAGCATGAGTTCAAATTTAGCTTATGCTATGCTGgtgcaaatctttttttttcttctctgtcctcATTGTATTAATCAAATGAACACCCCATTATGCTTTAATAAATGTCCAATTAAGCTATAAATGCTGACAGGTAATAATTACTAAAACTTCTCTGGTGTGGACAAAGTAATTTGTATTGACTAATAATTAAATTGGCTCAGTGGCCTTGTGGTTACAATGTTTGTTCTGAGACTAACAGCTTGTGGTTTTAACCCCCACTTGGAACTCGGTTTAGAAACACGCTCTCATATTTTCTCTGAGGAAAACGTCTTCAACTGTCAGGTCTGTGCATGTAACATGATGTGAACAGTGCAACCCTGAAATAGCTTTGAGACATCCGGGAGGAAAAGAACAGTCCCATTTTGTTGGAACCCCAAAATACCATACCATGCTTTAATACCTTGATAGGGTCCTTTGTGTCAAAACACTCAAGAGAAAGTGTTTCTATTGCACTCTTTCTAACCTGTGTGGAAAAACCAACTAAAGATTGTGATCCCAGAGGACACACCTTACAATGCAAATGCATCATTTTGCAGCAAATTACGcatgttatatttttgtgttgctTCCCTGGGTGGAGAATAAAGTATAATTACATGCtggaatatactgtacatggcTATATATAGTAAAGTAAGAAATATAAACTTTATCTAATTTCTCATTTACAGTATAGCTATTCTAGACAGTCGCATAGCAACTAGAATAACAGGGTGCTGTGGGTGCCCCTTGCGTTCTTTGTAGCCTTGTTTTGAACAAGGCTAAATCTTGTGTTTTAGcaggagaaaaacacagttacacactGTGTAATCACAGCCTGAGTTTTGACTCACCTCATATGTAGACAACTCAGCGTCcaaaaatgttgtgtttcatGGCACTTTTTTGCGCACAAACAACTGAGTATAGACAGAAGGTGTGGTATTTGAGCATAGCCAGTAAATAGGACACCTCCTGAATGTTACGCTGTCACTTAAGAGTAGAATGAAAAGTACAAGTTGAACAATCAAGGGGGTGAGGATTAGAACAGAACACTTGGTAAGCAGTGGAACAATGATGTTGACAGGTGGAATTAACTGCAATGTGCCTAAATGACCGGGCCCATTGAATCGAACAATAGGGTGTAATATGTCCAAGCCGGTATAAAAGCTGCCTTTGATTACAATATGCATAGTTTAGTTTGATTGTAGGGAGGAACTTGGCAGAGTAATTGAGTAGAAGTCATTGAAGGGAGAATACCTCCATCTCATAATGAAGTCAAACTGAGTGGTGGATGGATGCCAGATGTAATTAGGGAAGGAAAACGGTTGCTACTGCTGCAGCACCACGGCAGAAAATTACTCCAGTCTTTTCTATCCAACAGTACTGTGAACCACATGTTGGGTAATTAGCTACAATATGATGCTGCAGAGCTAGAAGGTAGACGAAGAAGGAATTTAGTTGTTGGATTTTAGACATGGTTGTCAGCTGGGAAACTTTTTGATGCTTTGTACATCAGACGTACACAGCACTGAATCTGAGTAGAGATTTTAATGATACTATTTCATATTCTTACAATTTGTAAGAATGTTAAAACTTGAGTTTTTTCATCTTgaaatgttggatttttttcatgtttttgaatACATACAGTCAGCTTtctattaatataattaatagcTAAGAATCGACAAACAGCTCTGTGTTCCTATGCTGTGCTGTAAAGGCATTAAAGGCAATTTCTAAGCTTGGGTTAATAGTGTGGTCAGGGGAGAACTCCTTGTCTTGGTCACAGCATCGGCATCTGCAGTGACATGCAGATAACAGAATCCTTAGAGATAGATGGTGGTGTTAAGCCCCACCGGAACAAAGCACATGCAACAGAATGGAAGATTCCACTGGGAGTTTGGGATGCATCAGAGAGATGCACTCGAAAGAGGTAGAGCTGACTGCAGCCCTTATCCTACTACACTTAAATGCCCTGTGTGTGCCCATAcacatatattgtatatacacCTGCACCTTGATGGCTATACATAGCTTTCACTCTTCTTctgacatgtacacacacataagtaAGTTGACTCGCTGTCATAAACCTGAACCGTCACATGTATGCACATATGGCAGTGCATTGctattttctcttctcttttgcACACACAATACAGCAGAC
Coding sequences within:
- the pcdh7a gene encoding protocadherin-7 — its product is MQRLGAVHSSAAQALSLVVLVLQLLTQLPGADSALRYRVAEEGPPDVKIGNVAADLGLTAGTGSGDVTFALESGSEFFKIDNVTGELTTGPRRIDREKLPQCQMIFDENECFLDFEVSVIGPLQSWVDLFEGRVVITDINDNTPSFPSPVLQLSVEENRPIGTLYLLPTATDRDFGRNGIDRYELIQDGGAGSSSTRRTAGGNPITRVDGLGDRRGRSGDNGGAARSTVFELQVADIPDGEKQPQLIVKGTLDREQKDSYELVLRVRDGGNPPRSSQALLRVSITDVNDNSPQFERSTYEAEMAENAPPGTPVLQVRASDRDIGVNGQVEYVFGAATESVRRLLRLDEATGWLSVLHRIDREEVAQLRFTVMARDRGQPPRTDRTTVVLAVRDENDNVPVVEIRKIGRIPVRDGAALVPENVLVDTPVALVQVSDRDQGENGAVTCTVVGDVPFTLKPAGETALPPLPVDEAFDRNKKKYFLHTSALLDYEVTKEYSVTIVAVDSGSPSLSSNSSLMVRVVDINDHAPTFAQSVVEVHFAENNSPGERVVTVVATDADSGKNAEIAYSLDPVVNGPFYIDADNGDIRATGVLDREQRERYELRVIAKDKGTPSLQGSATVVVQVTDRNDNAPKFVQEIFTFYVKENLLANSPVGMVTVTDADEGENAELSLFVEMDGVDEKKTGEKTEGEDGEKEREEVFSIENNTGTIFSSASFDRERLSTYTFRVRAVDGGEPRKTATATVSLFVTDENDNAPSIFSPANESYTLLPPASSARTIVRTVTATDSDTGPNAELRYALVGGNPFRLFEIGHINGVITLAEPLERRHRGLHRLVIRVNDSGIPSLCATALVHVFINESLANATLVDAQVARSLMAPLSLDIAGDPDSERALGKQRLSVAIGVLAGAAAVILVILLVVTARQCGAQGKNGYEAGKKEPEEDFFSPPGAQPQAGRGGGSDRGRKPRRDKRNGSGGSAAAGGGKSDRSLYSGIVTVNGLRRHANDDDDEDMSSASERLAARYCAVDGDPGSPRMGGGRRHQSSPDLARHYKSSSPLPAVNLQPHSPPAEGKKHQAVQELPPSNTFVGSGGCVGSAGSSSSSSGGSGNADAMSLGSDQCSEYGCQTGNKYSKQGTLRRVTFSVVSQPQDGGCYDSGMEDSETPSSKSSSGPRLGALPLPEEGYERTTPEGSVGEEEHVENDARQLPDVALTGKCTRECDEFGHSDTCWMPVRPSPRQRQRHGSDPPRLSTFTPGDDNNNLRGNDHESDSESAGSAGSSEPGVVISGEGQRLPLANGDPLGTLGSGDRNRNMGDHNRNLLNRKMTSASYDTFSSAGFGRRQQEEEGGEGQNPPEVIPLTRTGGDYKTTSCLTLSRREVYL